A stretch of Brevundimonas naejangsanensis DNA encodes these proteins:
- a CDS encoding DUF2269 family protein: MSRNIATIAAVGKMVVLADFVFTATAVVVQPISGLGLIHLQGYALTEPWLLAAYALYVLIGACWLTVV, from the coding sequence AGCCGCAACATCGCGACCATTGCGGCGGTGGGCAAGATGGTGGTGCTGGCCGACTTCGTCTTCACGGCGACAGCCGTGGTGGTCCAGCCGATCAGCGGCCTGGGCCTGATCCACCTGCAGGGTTACGCCCTGACCGAGCCGTGGCTGCTGGCGGCCTACGCCCTCTATGTGCTGATCGGCGCCTGCTGGCTGACGGTGGTGTGA